The DNA region ACCTGATTATAGTGCGCATTGTGGAACTTTTCCAGGCCGAAAGAAAACGGAAAGCAAGGCTATTGCAAGCGATGAAAAACCACAACCTGCTTCACCAAAAAAGGAACAAAAAAATGGGCAACTGCTGACTGCAATTAACCGATTAAAACGAATAAACAATTAACCTAAATAAAAAATGATTGATTTAAAAAAATTACAAGTTTGGTTCATCACCGGAACACAACATTTATATGGCGATGAAACCCTAAAACAAGTGGCAACGCATGCACAGCAGGTAGCCGATTCGTTAAACGAGAACGGAAATATCTCTGTTTCGGTGGTGTACAAGCCGATTGTGAAAACTACTGAAGAAATTTTTGAAACTTTACAGCAGGCGAATATTGATGAAAATTGCATTGGTGTAATTACGTGGATGCACACTTTCTCGCCCGCTAAAATGTGGATCAGAGGTTTAAACATCTTGCAAAAACCCTTGCTGCATTTACACACGCAGTTTAACCGCGATATTCCGTGGGATAGCATCGACATGGATTTCATGAACCTAAATCAAAGTGCACACGGCGACAGAGAATTTGGCTTTATGGTTTCGCGGATGCGTAAAGACCGCAAGGTGGTGGTTGGCCACTGGCAGGATGAAGAAGTGGCGAAGCAAATTGATGTTTGGGCTCGTGCTGCTGCTGCGTGGAACGATTGGCAAGGTGCCAAGTTCGTTCGTTTTGGCGATAACATGCGCTTCGTAGCCGTAACAGATGGCGATAAAGTTGAAGCAGAAATGAAATTTGGTTTTTCGGTAAATACTTATGGTATAGGCGATTTGGTTGCTGTAATTAATGAAATAAGTGAAGATGCCATTCAAACGCTGCTGAAGGCATACGAGCAGACTTATGAAATGGCTGATGACCTGAAAACTGGCGGCGCCAGACATTCGTCTGTTTATGAAGCTGCAAGAATTGAATTGGGCTTGCGGAAATTTCTTGAGGATGGAGGCTTTAAAGGTTTCTCTGATACCTTCGAAGATTTGCACGGCATGATTCAGTTGCCGGGAATTGCCGCCCAGCGCCTAATGGCCGATGGTTATGGCTTTGCTGGCGAAGGCGATTGGAAAACTGCTGCTTTGGTGCGTGCCTGTAAGGTTATGGGCGCTGGTTTGCCAGGGGGAAATGCATTTATGGAAGATTATACCTACCATTTTGATCCTGCAAATGCAATGGTTTTAGGCTCTCACATGCTCGAAGTAGATGCTTCGTTAGCCAAAGGCAAGGCCAGCCTCGAAGTTCATCCGTTGGGCATTGGTGGCAAGGCCGATCCTGCACGTTTGGTTTTTAATGTTTCTGGTGGCGATGCGCTAAATGCATCTTTAATTGATATGGGCAACCGTTTCCGCTTATTAGTGAACGAAGTAAAGGCCGTTGAAGCCGAACACGATTTGCCTAACCTGCCCGTTGCCCGTGTACTTTGGAAACCGCTTCCGGATATGAAAACCGGCTGTGCAGCATGGATATACGCTGGTGGCGCACACCACACGGCCTATAGCCAAAACCTAACTACCGAGCATCTGTCAGACTTTGCTAACATCGCTGGTTTAGAATATGTAAACATTGGTGCTGATACAAAAATTAACCAATTCAGAAATGAATTGCACTGGAACGAGGTTTTTTATAAATAACGTAGCTAATAACCAAAGAAGTCAAGCTTTAAAAGCTTGACTTCTTTTTGCGTACATCTTAACGCCAATCAACCGATAGCCAACGTCCTTTCGGAAACTTTCCGTTAGTCGAAATTTGCAATCTCGAGTGGAAAAATTGTGGATTTCAAATCCACCGATGATAAAAGCCGAGTCGGGATTACAAAATCCAACCAGCTAGCAGAGCTGGAGGAGAAATCTATTAAACATTTTCTTATAGCTAATAACCAAATAGACTCTCAGAAAACAAGTTCAATTTTAGATTTGTCACGTTGAGCCTATCGAAACGCCCTTTCACGCATTTAGGCTAGTCTTTCTACTACTTGTCCCCACTTTTCGGGAAGCTACCATTAACGTTTTTTGACAACAATACAAAAATCGTCATTTCGAGCGTAGCCGAGAAATCTTTGAACCTAGCGCAAAGATTTCTCCCTCCGTAGGAGCTCCTATGGAGCACTTCGGTCGAAATGACGACTCCTTTTAGAGAAACTCATGCGACTCATTCCGTTTGAAAAATTGTGGATTTCAAATCCACTGAAGATAAAAACTGAGTCGGGATTACAAATCTACGGCTAGCTAGCGGAGAAGTCTGATAAACATTTTCATAACTAATAACAAAGAAGTCAAACTTTTAAAGCTTGACTTCTTTTTCCCGTTGCGCCGCAAATACCTTACGCTATTAGCCGTTCAGTAAATTCGGTTTTTCGTGGTAGGTCTTCCACAGCAGCTCACCGAACAGGGTGTTCGACCATGCAAACCACGATCTGGTAAACTTTGCCGGGTTATCTTTATGAAACGATTCGTGCATAAAGCCTTTTCCGGCATGTGTTTTTTGCAGCGTTTCAATGCAGTATTTAATCTCAGCTTCATTGCTCGAAGTAAGCGCCCTCATGGTAATACTCATTGGCCAAATCATATCCTGACCAGCATGCGGACCGCCTATCCCCTCTGCCGCCGTTCCTTTAAAGAAGTATGGATTGTCTTTAGACAGCGCAAATTTCCGGGTATTTTTATAAATCGGGTCTTCGGCACTCATAGCGCCAAGGTAAGGCAGGCTCAGTAAGCTTGGCACATTAGAATCGTCCATTAAATAAGCACTGCCGAAACCATCAACCTCAAAGGCGTAAACTTTACCGTATTTAGGATGGTTAATTATAGCATGTTTCTGCAAGGCTGCACTTACCTCAGTGGCCAGATTAAGCAGGTTGCTTTCTAAAGCCTTATCAGGGTGCATTGCTTTGATCATTTCTGCAGCTTGTTTTAAGCTCGATACGGCAAAGAAATTCGAGGGCACCAGAAAAGGAAAGATCGTTGCATCATCGCTTGGGCGGAACGCAGAACAAATTAAGCCTACCGGGTTTACAGGGAAACCATATCCGGCCATTGGAAGCGAATCTGTAGGCTGCGTGGTTTCACGTTGAAAATGGTAAGGTCCCTTGTCTGTTTTTCGCTGTTGTTCCTTAAATGTTTTTAAAGTTGCCTCAATGGCCTTTTTCCAATCGGCATCGAAAGGCGCTTTGTCTCCGGTTTTTTTCCAGTAGTTATAGGCCAGCCTGATGGGATAGCATAGAGAATCGATTTCCCATTTGCGCTCATGCACACCGGCCTGCATGTCTGTTTTATCGGTTTTCCATTCGCCTACCTTATTCGGGTCGCCATAAAAAGCATTGGCATACGGATCTTTTAAAACGCATTTGGTTTGATGGATAATTACCCCTGCGATTAGTTTCTTAAGTGGTTCATCTTCGTTAACAAACTGTAAATACGGCCAAACCTGCGCCGAGCTGTCGCGTAGCCACATGGCATCAATATCTCCGGTAATTACATAGGTATCAGGTCTGCCATTTTTTTCCTCGTAATAAACTGTGGTATCGAGTGTATTTGGAAAACAGTTTTCAAAAAGCCATGCCAGTTCGGGATTTTTAACGTTGGCCTGGAAAGTTTTAATTGCCGAATCTACAGCTTTACTCTGGAAATGCCTCTTGCCGGCGGCAACCCGCACAACAGGAAATTCCGGAACCAGATTTGCGGCAAAGGAAAATTTCGACGCGACTACGCCTGCACCAAGCATTCCTGTGCTTTGAATAAATTTTCTTCTTTTCATTATTTATGTGTTATTGAGATTTTTAAGGTTTCCGTTGATGCAATTAACAAGGTTTATGGGCAGAATCAAACCATCGGGTTGGATTTTGATCGCGAACATAATCTGGTTAGAGCTAAACAAATATTAGGATTATTTTGATAACATCAAAATAAAATAGTGATTAAAACGATCGCTAAATCGATTTTGTACAGTATTTGGATCTGGTATTTTCAAGCGGCTAAAGCAATGAAAGGTGAACGATCGTCATTGCCACAAAGGGGCTACTTTGTAGCGAGGCACAACTTGTCCCGATGTTTCTTGTCATATGGACACATCCTTTCCCCCGCTCGTCTTTCCCGCGCAGGCGGGAATCTCAATGCGAAGCATCAAATTTTTGCCCATTAAGATCCCCTACCGATAGCTATCGGTACAAGCTACCAATGACAGATTTAAAATTTGCTCGTCTTTTCGACTGCAGCGCACTTGTACGTTTTCAAAAGAAGCTCTTTAGGGTCAAAATCTATGACAGCGTAAAAAAAACTGTCCTCACAATTCCTGCGTTTTTGCCTCCACAATTGCTCGCAGCACGGTTTCAGCGACAAAAAAAAACCGCCAGCAAAAAGAGCCAGCGGTTTAAACCATAACAATTGGGATGATAGGTTATTTCTTTGGTGTCGCACTCATATAGAACGTCAGTTTACCACCATTTCTTATATCACTATGTTTAATTTGGTGATTAGTAATTTCCTTGCCGTTTAAAAGCACTTTTTTAACATAAACGTTTTTTTCGCTCTGTTTGATTGCTTCAATGGTAAAAGTTTTTCCGTTCTCTAAATTAATCACTGCATTATTTACCAGCGGGCTACCCAGCGAATACACATCAGAACCTGGCGCTACAGGATAAAATCCCATTGCCGAGAACATGTACCAGGCGCTCATTTGGCCACAGTCGTCGTTTCCGCCCAATCCATCCGCAGTAGGTTTGTATTGCATATTTAAAATGTGGCGTATTTGCGCCTGCCCTTTGTAAACTTCATCAGTCCAGTTATATAAGTAAGCCACATGATGCGCAGGCTCGTTTCCGTGAACGTAACCACCGATAATTCCTTCGCGGGTGATATCCTCGGTATGGGCAAAAAATTCATCGGGCAAATGCATGCTGAACAAAGTGTCTAAACGGGCTGCGAACTTCTTTTTACCGCCCATTACTTCAATTAACGAAGCTGGATCGTGAGGTACAAAAAAGCTGTAGTTCCAGCTGTTGCCTTCAATAAAACCCTGTCCTTCCGTATCTTTAGGGTCGAATGTTTTCTTGAAACTACCATCCGCTAAGCGGGGACGCATAAAGCCCGAAGCCTTATCATAATTGTTCCGCCAGTTTTCAGAACGTTTGATAAACTCGTTGTAAACATCCATGCGGTTTAATTTTTTAGCCAGTTGTGCAATCGCCCAATCATCATAGGCATATTCTAATGTATTTGAGACAGATACACCGCTTTTTTCTGCAGGAATGTATCCTTTATCCATGTAATAGCCAATACCCTCATAATCGCGATGTTTTGCAGTTGTAACGCAAGCATCAAGGGCTTTGTTGGCATCGCCCGTGTAAGTCCCCTTTATAATGGCATCAGATAAAACTGAAACACTATGGTAACCGCTCATGCACCAGTTATCGTTGGCATAGTGCGACCAAATGGGTAACATGTGCAGGCTGCTTTGATCAAAGTGAGCCATCATCGATTTGACCATGTCGTTACTGCGCTTTGGCTGCATAATATTAAAGAAAGGATGCAAAGCCCGGTAAGTATCCCACAACGAAAAGGTGGTGTAATTGGTAAAACCATCTGCTTTATGTACACCTTGATCTAACCCTTTATACTCGCCGTTAACGTCGGTGTAAGTAGTCGGGTTTATAAAAGCATGATAAAGGGCGGTATAAAAGTTGATTTTGTTAGTGTTTGATGTGCTTACCTGAATTTTGTTGAGCTCGTTGTTCCATGTAGCTTGGGCCTGGGTTTTTACTTTTTCAAAATCCCATCCCGAAATCTCTGCACGCATATTTTCGAGTGCATTCTCCTGGCTAACTGGAGACAAGGCAAATTTGATCTTTACTTTCTCGCCTTCCTTCGTATCGAAATCAAAATACATCTTCAGCTTTTTACCAGCAATTTCGGGGAAGTTTTGATCCTGGTTAAACTTGCCCCAAAATCCTCTGTACGCCTGCTTGGCATCGTAACTCTTACGGCCATAGTTTTTAAATGGTTTGGAGAAGCTCATGGCGAAGAAAACGGTTCTGGTTCGGGCCCAGCCGTTGGTTTGGCGGTATCCGGTAACCAAGGTATCGTTAACCACACGAACGTAAGTCCAAACGGTTTTCTCGTCGTAGTTATAAATTCCGGCCATGAGATCGAGGATGATGTGCGATTGATCGGATTTTGGGAAGGTGTACTGGTGCATGCCCACCCTATTTGTTGCCGTTAACTCGGCCGTAATGTTATCATCGTCGAGCTTCACTTTATAGTAGCCCGCCTCAGCAGTTTCGTTGGTGTGCGAGTAAGCCGAACGGTAGCCTCCTTTTGGATTGTCGGCCGTACCCGGGTTTAACTGCAGTTTGCCCTGTGTAGGCATAATTAAAAAATCGCCCAAATCTGAATGACCTGTGCCACTAAAATGCGTATGGCTGAAACCCGTTATCGTTTTATCTTCATATTTGTATCCTGCGCAGTATTTGTAAACATCGCCGTTATACTTGCCGTTAACCTCGTACGATATGGTATCGGTTTCGGGGCTTAATTGTACAGCACCAAATGGAACCGTTGCACCGGGATAAGTGTGCCCCATTTTTGATGTGCCTATAATCGGCTTAACGTACTGCACCAAATTCTGCTGTGCCGATGCCAGTAAGGACGAAAGCATAAAACAAGGCAGGATAATCTTTTTGATCATGTTTTAAAAATTAGCTTTTATTTTAAAAATTCTAAGGTATTAATTTAATTGCAAATCTGTAAAAATTCTATAACTAAATCGTTTAATCAACTAAAAAAATACAAAGGTAGTAACTCGAATACTAAAGTGGAAATTAAGGAAGTCCGAAAGTTGGGAGTCTGCAAGTTCGAGATAAAGCGCAGGGCTGATAGTTTACATGCTTTGCGATTAAATAATCTGGTTGGCATAGCCTAGGCCCTTGCGCATTGAGCTTCTACAAAGCCCCTCATTGCCTTGTCGGGGCGCTGAATCTCCATGCAAATAAGAAAATAACAGCGTAACAAACAATTGGCAAATAATACGCTGTTGCAACATCGTGCACGGCAACCAATCCCATCAAAAACGGCAGCACCGCACCTCCAACTACACCCATTGATATAAAGGATGAGGCTTGCTGTGTTCTTTTCCCGAGGTTCTTTATCCCGAGGGTAAAAATAGTGGGGAACATAATGCTGAAAAAGAAATTGATCATGAGTAAGGCGATGAAAGAAATCCATCCCAAATCCTGGGCAACAATTAAACACATCAGTACATTACCGGCTGCAAAAGTGGCGAGCAATTTATTTGGCGAAATAAATGTCATGAGGTATGTTCCTAAGAACCTTCCGGCAAGCATCATGGCCATAAACACGATCATGAAATAGCCGGCTTTCTCATTAGAAAATCCCATTTTTTCGGTGGCGAAATTGATAAAAAAGGCCCATGTTCCTCCCTGCGCTGCTACATTGAAAAACTGTGCTACAACTGCGCATTTGAAGTGAGTATGTGCAAAGAGCGGTTTATCAGGTGCGGTATCCTTGTTTAATCCGTCGGTTGGTAAATCAGCAGTAACATGCGGATCAGTTGTGTCCGGCACTTTAACGAACGAAAACGAAATGGCGATAAGGGTAATTACGATGGCAATTGCCACATATAGCATTTTTACTGAGTCGAGCCCGCCCCCCTTGTTATCGACACCAAAAATGAAGTAAGAACCCAACGCCGGGCCAATTAATGTACCAACTGCATTAAACGACTGTGCAAAATTTACCCTTTGATCGCTGGTTCTTTGATCGCCAAGCGAGGCCATAAAAGGATGTGCAACGGTTTCTAAGGTCGACATGCCGCACCCCAGGATAAACAGCGCAAATCTAAAAAAACCAAATGAAGCCGCATTTGCCGCCGGGAAAAACAGAAAAGAACCAATGGCATATAACGACAAACCAAGCAATACCCCTTTCTTGTACCCGAATTTCTTCATGAAAAGCCCGGCTGGGATTCCCATTACAAAGTAGGCGCCGAAAATGGAAAACTGTACAAGCCCCGATTGTGCCCTCGATACATTTAACACTTCCTGAAAGTGCTTGTTTAGCACATCGCCCATAGTCATGGAGATTCCCCACAAGGCAAACAACGAGGTAACGAAAATTAAGGTAGTCAGGAATCTTTTCTCGGTAAAGGGAACCTTTTGCATAGTTGATTTTGGTTAGATAGTATTATTAATTGCGCTTTCTTCTTTTGACGAAAAAGATCGCAGCGCTTATCATTGCAATTTGCGATAGAAAATTATTTTTTAGCAGGATCATAAATGGCCACCGCCACCCTGCTATCTGCACATCCATAATATAAATACCATTTGTGCTTAAAATAGGCCAAACCTTCGATAAATACGGTTCCGGCGGGATATTGGCCACTTTTTTCGAAAGGTTCAGCCGGAACTAAAAATGGCTTGTCTAATCTCGCAATCAGTTGCCCGGGATTTTCGGCACTGAATAGCGCCTGGCCGGCACAATAGGCATTTGCAGTATAATTTTCATCGCCATTTTTACCGCCTGAGTTTTTGCCGTTGTACATTAACACAATTCCGTTGGAAGTTAATACTGCCGGTGGGCCACATTCTGTAAACTGGCTGTCGAAATAACCTTTTCGGGTTGAGAACAACACTTTTAGATCGCCTTTTTCATCAACGATGGGTGCCCAGTTAACCAAATCATCCGATGTGGCTGCATATACTCTCGCCTCGCCCCAATACATCCAATACTTTCCATTTATTTTGGTTATAACCAGTTTATCGTTAACCAGAGTGGTTACAATGGAGGCCGATTTTGTGGGCAGGTTAAAGAACTTGCCATTATGGGCTTTCCGAAAGGCAGGGCCATTCTTTTTCCAGTGAATTAAATCTTTAGATGTTGCTGCCGCTAATCTCGGCACTTTTTTGTTCCATTGTGTGTAAAGCATAAGGTAAGTCCCATCGGCCGTTACCGCAATCCGTGGATCTTCGCATCCGCCTGTCCATTCAAATTCCTTTTGATCATCATTGCCCGGAAAAACAACCGGTGTTTTTGACCTTTTCATTTTCAATCCGTCTTTGCTTTCTGCCAAACCAATTCTTGAGGTCCTTTTTCCAATTCCTATCCCCGATCTATCTTCGGCACGGTATAAAACATAGATCTTACCATTTTTTACCGTGGCGCCCGGATTGAAAGTGTCATTGCTTTCCCAATCTACCTGCTCTTGCTTTATCGGGTCAAAAAACTTGCTTGTTGTATCGGGCGAAATTACAGGGTTTGCGCCTGGTGGCCTAACAAAGGGACCGAAAGACCAGCTCGGAAGTTTTGTTTGCGCATCGACCTGGATGAAGACAAACAATAAACATAAGGTGAATAGCTTTTTCATGTATTTATGTTGGCAGATAATGTTTTCGATACTTAAAACGGATTTGATCTATTGACCGCATCCTCGCCTTCCAATCAAAAAGCATTACAGCGGTACTGATATTTATATTTGGTTTGATTTTTTAAAAATAGCTATATAAAACGATTTACCAAATTCGTGATGTGTAACAAAAACAAATACGCACTTACAGGTGGATCTTTATCGTTCTTATGCCCGACTTTGGTATGGAAAGAGAAATAGTAGCCGGTCCCTTTTGCTTATTCAGCATGAAGATTTTTTTCAAAAAGCAAAAAAAAACCTCTAAATGCTATATTTAGAGGTTTCAAAAAGAAATTGTATTCTTTTAAGTCGGGATGGCAGGATTCGAACCTACGACCTCCTGCTCCCAAAGCAGGCGCGATACCGGGCTACGCTACATCCCGAACTGTGGTATCACCTTTTTAAAACCTTTTGTTAAAAGTGGTTTTGAACTTTTTGTCGGGATGGCAGGATTCGAACCTACGACCTCCTGCTCCCAAAGCAGGCGCGATACCGGGCTACGCTACATCCCGAACTTGGTATCTTCTTTTTTTAAACCCTTTTTCGAGGGTGGGCAAAGTTATAATTTAATATTTTATAATCACAATGTTTTGCCACTTTTTTATTTCAGCGGAGAGGGCGGGATTCGAACCCGCGGTACCGTTACCAGTACGACAGTTTAGCAAACTGTTCCTTTCGGCCTCTCAGGCACCTCTCCGTTTCCTCAATTTTTTTGTCCTACCGACCTTGTTTTGAGGTCTGCAAATATAGTAAAACAACCTATTCTACAAAAAAAAATTACAAAACTTGTTGATAATCTATTCGCACATGATAGATACTCATGAGCATCGTCTTGAAAATCAATTTGATAGTTTCAATATCTTTTAACGTTAAATCGCAATCATCAAGCTGATTTTGTTCTAATTTGTAGTTAATTATCCGTTCAACGATGTCATTTATGTTCTGCGCATCGGGATTTTTCAGACTTCTTGACGCTGCTTCGACCGAATCGGCAAGCATTAAAACCCCTTGCTCCTTACTAAAAGGTATGGGTCCGGGGTAACGGAAAATGTTCTCGTCGACGAATTTTTCGGGCGTGTTTTTTAAGAAAGATTGATAAAAATAATCTACCCGGGTATTGCCATGATGCGTTCTGATAAAATCGATAATGGCTTCGGGAATTTGATTTTTCCGCAAGATCTCAATTCCCTTATGCACATGCTGAATAATAATCTGTGCACTTTGCTCATAAGGCAACTTATCGTGCGGACTTACCGCGGTGTTTTGATTTTCTATAAAATATTGTGGATTGTCTACTTTGCCAATATCGTGGTACAGCGCCCCTGCCCTTACCAAAACGGAGTTTCCGCCGATTTTAAATATTGCTGCCTCGGCCAAATTGGCTACCTGTAAAGAGTGCTGAAAGGTTCCGGGGGCTTTAAAGGCAAGTTCTCGCAGCAGCCTGTTGTTGGTATTGGTCAATTCAATTAAGGCCACATCAGAGGTGATTCCGAAAATGCGCTCGAACAAATAAATTAATGGATAGGCCAGCAACGATAGCAAAACGCTAAAAATAAAGGGAACGAAGTTGATCCATTCGATCTCTCGGAATGAGCCCTCGCGTAATAAGGCTATGCCTACAAACGCCACAAAGTAGGCGAAAAGGATAAACATGGCTGAAACCAGAAATCGCTCTCTTTTTACAAAATTCTTAATGCTGAATATGGCCACCATGCCTGCTGTAACCTGATAAAATACAAATTCGAAACTATTGGCCACAAAAAAGCCTGCAATAAGTATCACGAGCATATGAAGGTAGAGGGCCAATCGGGTATCGAACAAGATCCGGATAATAATCGGTACCACGCAAAAAGGAATGTAGTACAGGCTCGGAATCTCCAGATTGATGGCCCAGGTAAGTGCCAGCAGCATGCCCGTGGTTACAATTAGTATTAACGAAAGCTGGCGGTTATCGGCAAAAATATCTTTCCTGAATAGAAACAAAAACGACATCAGTATGGCCAGTATAAAGGCTACCAAAACCACCTGCCCCAAATAAACCAGTGCCCGACTGCCGATGGTTTTGGTTTGTGCATCGTAATTGGCCTTGTACGATTCTAGTTTCTGGTAAATCTCCTCGTCTATTACATCATTCTTTGCTACAATCAACTCCCCTTTTTGCACCATTCCACGGGTAGTGGATATGTTGTTTATAGTAGTCTCCTGTATCGTTTGGGTTAATCGTTCGTCAAAAATGATGTTAGGTGTGATGTGATCGAGCGCTAAATTATTGATCAAGTCGGCAATTACCTGGTTCGACGCCTTAAATGTGTCCTTAAAATGGTTTAAGGCCGATTCGGCGGTGTATACATCCTGTGTGTTCACTTTCCGCGAAACGTTATTTTGTACCAAAGAGAAATCGTAATTCTTATCTCCCGCCTGGTGTTTAACATTTAAGCCAATAATTCCCTTTTGATAAATAGCTTGCAGGATCTTGTACGCCTGTGTTCTATAGTTGAGCCTATCTTTCTCGCCCAGCTGGGTTGATTTCCACTTGATGTCAAATTCATTCAAAAATTCCTCAAGCGAATTTTCCATCACGTCGCTTTCAAACTGATACACCGGAAGAATATCTTTCAATGCATTTTTCTTATCGATACTAACCTGTGGGTTGGTTTTTAATATCGCAAAGCTAAAGGGCGAAATCAAATCCTTGTTCTTCCACACCGTATTCTTTTCAAACTCGTACCTAAACCGTGGTTGTTTCGGTAAAAAGAGCGTAATGATGAAGACAGTAAATATCATCATCACATATTTTAGATTGGATGAATACTTACGATAAAGGATTTTGTGTGAATTTCTTTTGATTTTTGCCAAAGCGATAAAATTATTGTGCTTTCAAAATTAACATTTTTATCTAATAACTTGAATTCGTTATTGTTCAACGCTTACTGCTTAGTTGTTTTAACTGCTTAATTGGTGAATTGTTTGATTGATGAATTGCTTAATTGCTAATTCCCAACTGAAAACTGCTAATTCCCAACTGAAAACTGAAAACCGCCAACTGAAAATATTTGTAAATACCAAAACTTTTATTTTACTTTATGATATCAAATTAATATCAATCATGTATCAAGAAAAAATTATCAATCCTCCATCGGGGTATGTTACCTTCGCCTTATTTTTAGGCTTGCTAGGTGTATCTGTTTTTTGCTTTGTAACCGAACGCTTCATCTGGGGCGGCAGCCTCCTCGCCTTCGATTTCTTTCTGGTTCTTCCGGGGCTGATCATCAATAACCCCAATGAATCTAAAGTACTCACATTGTTCGGAAAATACGTGGGCACGGTGAAGAGCGATGGGTTTTTCTGGGTAAATCCGCTAACTGCAAAAAGAAAGGTTTCATTAAGGGCTAACAACCTCAATGGCCAACAGCTAAAAGTGAACGATAAGCAGGGAAACCCGATAGAAATTGCTGCCGTTGTGGTTTGGAAGGTAAACGAAACGGCAAAGGCTATTTTCTCTGTCGAAAACTACATCCAATATGTAAGCATCCAAAGTGAGGCCGCGGTTAGGCATTTGGCCAATATATTTCCTTACGACCATGCCGAGGGCGAAGAAGAAAGCATTACCTTAAAAGACGGTGCAGAGAAAGTGAGTGCGCTGTTAGAAAACGAGTTAAACGAGCGCCTTTCGCGGGCAGGAATTGAGGTGTTGGAGGCACGTATATCGCACCTTGCCTATGCCCCCGAAATTGCCAGCGCTATGTTGCAGCGTCAGCAGGCCACAGCTGTTATTGCCGCTCGAAAGCTTATTGTTGAAGGCGCCG from Pedobacter endophyticus includes:
- the araA gene encoding L-arabinose isomerase; translated protein: MIDLKKLQVWFITGTQHLYGDETLKQVATHAQQVADSLNENGNISVSVVYKPIVKTTEEIFETLQQANIDENCIGVITWMHTFSPAKMWIRGLNILQKPLLHLHTQFNRDIPWDSIDMDFMNLNQSAHGDREFGFMVSRMRKDRKVVVGHWQDEEVAKQIDVWARAAAAWNDWQGAKFVRFGDNMRFVAVTDGDKVEAEMKFGFSVNTYGIGDLVAVINEISEDAIQTLLKAYEQTYEMADDLKTGGARHSSVYEAARIELGLRKFLEDGGFKGFSDTFEDLHGMIQLPGIAAQRLMADGYGFAGEGDWKTAALVRACKVMGAGLPGGNAFMEDYTYHFDPANAMVLGSHMLEVDASLAKGKASLEVHPLGIGGKADPARLVFNVSGGDALNASLIDMGNRFRLLVNEVKAVEAEHDLPNLPVARVLWKPLPDMKTGCAAWIYAGGAHHTAYSQNLTTEHLSDFANIAGLEYVNIGADTKINQFRNELHWNEVFYK
- a CDS encoding glycoside hydrolase family 125 protein, with product MKRRKFIQSTGMLGAGVVASKFSFAANLVPEFPVVRVAAGKRHFQSKAVDSAIKTFQANVKNPELAWLFENCFPNTLDTTVYYEEKNGRPDTYVITGDIDAMWLRDSSAQVWPYLQFVNEDEPLKKLIAGVIIHQTKCVLKDPYANAFYGDPNKVGEWKTDKTDMQAGVHERKWEIDSLCYPIRLAYNYWKKTGDKAPFDADWKKAIEATLKTFKEQQRKTDKGPYHFQRETTQPTDSLPMAGYGFPVNPVGLICSAFRPSDDATIFPFLVPSNFFAVSSLKQAAEMIKAMHPDKALESNLLNLATEVSAALQKHAIINHPKYGKVYAFEVDGFGSAYLMDDSNVPSLLSLPYLGAMSAEDPIYKNTRKFALSKDNPYFFKGTAAEGIGGPHAGQDMIWPMSITMRALTSSNEAEIKYCIETLQKTHAGKGFMHESFHKDNPAKFTRSWFAWSNTLFGELLWKTYHEKPNLLNG
- a CDS encoding GH92 family glycosyl hydrolase, coding for MIKKIILPCFMLSSLLASAQQNLVQYVKPIIGTSKMGHTYPGATVPFGAVQLSPETDTISYEVNGKYNGDVYKYCAGYKYEDKTITGFSHTHFSGTGHSDLGDFLIMPTQGKLQLNPGTADNPKGGYRSAYSHTNETAEAGYYKVKLDDDNITAELTATNRVGMHQYTFPKSDQSHIILDLMAGIYNYDEKTVWTYVRVVNDTLVTGYRQTNGWARTRTVFFAMSFSKPFKNYGRKSYDAKQAYRGFWGKFNQDQNFPEIAGKKLKMYFDFDTKEGEKVKIKFALSPVSQENALENMRAEISGWDFEKVKTQAQATWNNELNKIQVSTSNTNKINFYTALYHAFINPTTYTDVNGEYKGLDQGVHKADGFTNYTTFSLWDTYRALHPFFNIMQPKRSNDMVKSMMAHFDQSSLHMLPIWSHYANDNWCMSGYHSVSVLSDAIIKGTYTGDANKALDACVTTAKHRDYEGIGYYMDKGYIPAEKSGVSVSNTLEYAYDDWAIAQLAKKLNRMDVYNEFIKRSENWRNNYDKASGFMRPRLADGSFKKTFDPKDTEGQGFIEGNSWNYSFFVPHDPASLIEVMGGKKKFAARLDTLFSMHLPDEFFAHTEDITREGIIGGYVHGNEPAHHVAYLYNWTDEVYKGQAQIRHILNMQYKPTADGLGGNDDCGQMSAWYMFSAMGFYPVAPGSDVYSLGSPLVNNAVINLENGKTFTIEAIKQSEKNVYVKKVLLNGKEITNHQIKHSDIRNGGKLTFYMSATPKK
- a CDS encoding sugar MFS transporter, encoding MQKVPFTEKRFLTTLIFVTSLFALWGISMTMGDVLNKHFQEVLNVSRAQSGLVQFSIFGAYFVMGIPAGLFMKKFGYKKGVLLGLSLYAIGSFLFFPAANAASFGFFRFALFILGCGMSTLETVAHPFMASLGDQRTSDQRVNFAQSFNAVGTLIGPALGSYFIFGVDNKGGGLDSVKMLYVAIAIVITLIAISFSFVKVPDTTDPHVTADLPTDGLNKDTAPDKPLFAHTHFKCAVVAQFFNVAAQGGTWAFFINFATEKMGFSNEKAGYFMIVFMAMMLAGRFLGTYLMTFISPNKLLATFAAGNVLMCLIVAQDLGWISFIALLMINFFFSIMFPTIFTLGIKNLGKRTQQASSFISMGVVGGAVLPFLMGLVAVHDVATAYYLPIVCYAVIFLFAWRFSAPTRQ
- a CDS encoding glycoside hydrolase family 130 protein, coding for MKKLFTLCLLFVFIQVDAQTKLPSWSFGPFVRPPGANPVISPDTTSKFFDPIKQEQVDWESNDTFNPGATVKNGKIYVLYRAEDRSGIGIGKRTSRIGLAESKDGLKMKRSKTPVVFPGNDDQKEFEWTGGCEDPRIAVTADGTYLMLYTQWNKKVPRLAAATSKDLIHWKKNGPAFRKAHNGKFFNLPTKSASIVTTLVNDKLVITKINGKYWMYWGEARVYAATSDDLVNWAPIVDEKGDLKVLFSTRKGYFDSQFTECGPPAVLTSNGIVLMYNGKNSGGKNGDENYTANAYCAGQALFSAENPGQLIARLDKPFLVPAEPFEKSGQYPAGTVFIEGLAYFKHKWYLYYGCADSRVAVAIYDPAKK